The Xiphophorus hellerii strain 12219 chromosome 22, Xiphophorus_hellerii-4.1, whole genome shotgun sequence genome has a window encoding:
- the LOC116713138 gene encoding ras and Rab interactor 2-like isoform X2: MGRKTETAEDNRETDSHVGLSEEVGRLFLQASPCPGMGAGPTKARDSGYDSLHRRLSVLERLMHTHAVWLHLGLSHQDAAGILQSQPAGSFLVRRSTSLQRKVISLRMDKDSAEPIKDFAVKESLYTFSLEGSELSFADLFRLLAFCCISRDVLPFTLKLPEAISSARSFADLEEAAKLGAGFWDSKLCRRAVSVSLPKTAGPDRPPPPALRPLSCPTTPACPKLRIRSPTQLDCCLPNGALCFINPLFIKIYQPDGGNQVSSARTVNQLLRDESNNNISPTNRRERSSCLERPQTYSSDLGDESQRPQENSGSITTSPCSKGQTGSSQALGVSPSPPPRPPPPRLPKHLPAPPIQQQSMPEKVAWINIPKEEEKEKSSNLFSRLGSSLSISPSSSPPKRLSISSPISIPRRTLPLPLTAFSSSPRRSKASPSSSHEDAQCHLALEEQTIEKAILRTKLSKQKSVHSTGQGACSASEPSVMTGSKFSEVTPGEASQEDCTNGGQRLSDMSLSTDSSDSLDYSQSSTFFIPPLHDPSPPTIADFNTHLPLSIPPSHLRYSSINIDDEVDDDDYEEEEPDYGVSLESEQDQELTMLPPGVHTKRRPSASALVLQKALQGKFRKMSGVFNSLLTPEKRAIRKVLEMSKDKNSYFGSLVQDYLSYMGEGAGAQAWQGYTSGLELLQTIRQFITQMKSYLRQTSEMEPPIESLIPEDQIDRVLEKAMLKCVLKPLKLPISAALKEFQVRSGSWQELKENLSLAKARRPQEMGVADALPPDHVAIEKIRQKFHTMCKLYSPEKKVCMLLRVCKLIYTIMEDNSGRLYGADDFLPMLTYVLAQCDMPELDNEILYMMELLDPSLLHGEGGYYLTSAYGAMSLVKNFQEDQAARVLSSETRDTLHQWHRRRTTQRSAPSVDDFQNYLRVALQEVDSGCTAKTLPVRPYTTVEELCQLCALKFKVSDPKNYGLFLQMEGSSQQLAADTHPQKIKAELHSRPQPVPFHFVYRRLAKNGTLSASLSSTPAATPDPQANLNHQSTDPQALSGGSISV; this comes from the exons ATGGGGAGAAAGACAGAGACTGCGGAAGACAACCGGGAAACTGATTCACATGTGGG GCTGAGCGAAGAAGTGGGACGTCTATTTCTTCAAGCCTCGCCTTGTCCTGGGATGGGAGCCGGACCGACCAAGGCAAGAGATTCAGGCTATGACTCTCTCCACCGTCGGCTCAGTGTTCTGGAGAGACTGATGCACACGCATGCCGTGTGGCTGCACCTGGGCCTCAGCCACCAGGATGCAGCTGGAATACTGCAGAGCCAGCCCGCTGGG tcaTTCCTGGTGAGAAGGTCCACCAGCCTGCAGAGGAAAGTTATTTCTCTACGCATGGACAAGGACTCTGCAGAACCCATCAAAGACTTTGCAGTCAAAGAGAGTCTGTACA CATTCTCTCTGGAGGGATCAGAGCTGAGCTTTGCAGACCTTTTTCGCCTCTTGGCTTTCTGCTGCATCAGCAG GGATGTGCTGCCCTTCACGCTGAAGCTTCCAGAGGCCATCTCTTCTGCCAGAAGTTTCGCAGATCTTGAGGAGGCTGCCAAACTCGGAGCAg GCTTCTGGGACAGTAAGTTGTGCAGGAGAGCAGTATCCGTATCTCTGCCAAAGACGGCAGGTCCTGATAGACCACCTCCACCTGCTCTGAGACCGCTCTCCTGTCCAACTACCCCTGCATGTCCCAAGCTTCGAATTCGCAGCCCCACTCAGCTGGACTGTTGCCTGCCTAACGGCGCACTGTGCTTCATCAACCCCCTTTTTATAAAGATTTATCAGCCAGATGGTGGCAACCAGGTCAGCTCTGCCAGAACTGTAAACCAGTTACTTAGAGATGAGTCCAACAACAATATAAGTCCCACCAATAGGAGAGAGAGAAGCTCGTGTTTGGAACGACCGCAGACGTACAGCTCAGACCTCGGTGACGAGAGCCAGCGACCTCAAGAGAACTCAGGGAGTATAACCACAAGTCCATGCAGTAAAGGACAAACTGGTAGCAGCCAGGCGTTGGGTGTCTCTCCATCCCCTCCTCCTCGACCGCCACCCCCCCGTCTTCCCAAACACCTGCCTGCTCCTCCCATCCAACAGCAAAGCATGCCCGAAAAAGTCGCCTGGATTAACATTCcgaaggaggaagagaaggagaagaGCAGCAACCTCTTTTCACGCCTCGGCTCCTCGTTGAGCATCAGTCCATCATCCTCGCCTCCAAAGAGACTTAGCATCAGCTCCCCAATATCCATTCCCCGGCGAACCCTGCCCCTCCCTCTGACggctttctcctcctctccacGTCGATCCAAAGCATCTCCTTCATCCAGTCATGAGGATGCTCAGTGCCATCTGGCGCTGGAGGAACAGACGATTGAGAAGGCCATCCTAAGGACCAAACTGTCAAAGCAAAAGTCGGTTCATTCTACAGGCCAGGGCGCCTGCAGTGCTTCAGAGCCTTCGGTGATGACAGGAAGCAAGTTTTCAGAAGTCACACCTGGAGAAGCATCTCAGGAGGACTGTACCAATGGAGGCCAACGACTGAGTGACATGAGCCTCTCCACAGATTCCTCGGATTCCCTAGATTACTCCCAGTCCTCTACCTTCTTCATTCCTCCACTGCATGACCCCAGCCCCCCCACTATCGCTGACTTCAACACCCATCTCCCCCTCTCCATCCCACCATCCCACTTACGTTACAGCAGCATAAATATAGACGACGAAGTTGATGACGACGACtatgaagaagaagaacctGACTACGGCGTTAGCCTCGAGAGTGAGCAAGACCAAGAACTTACTATGCTCCCACCCGGGGTCCACACAAAGCGGCGCCCCAGTGCCAGCGCCCTGGTCCTGCAGAAAGCCCTGCAGGGAAAATTTCGGAAAATGAGCGGCGTTTTCAACTCGCTGCTGACGCCAGAGAAGAGGGCGATCCGCAAAGTCCTGGAGATGTCCAAGGATAAGAACTCATACTTTGGCTCCCTGGTGCAGGACTATCTGAGCTACATGGGGGAGGGTGCTGGCGCCCAGGCCTGGCAGGGCTACACCTCAGGACTCGAGCTGCTTCAGACCATCCGCCAGTTTATCACTCAGATGAAGAGCTACCTGCGACAAACCTCCGAGATGGAGCCACCGATTGAGAGCCTCATTCCTGAAGATCAGATTG ACAGAGTCCTGGAGAAGGCCATGCTGAAGTGCGTTCTGAAGCCGCTGAAGCTGCCCATCAGCGCAGCGCTAAAGGAGTTCCAGGTGCGCAGCGGCAGCTGGCAGGAGCTGAAAGAGAACCTGTCATTGGCCAAGGCCCGGCGACCTCAGGAGATGGGCGTGGCCGACGCTCTGCCTCCCGACCACGTGGCCATAGAAAAGATTAGGCAGAAGTTCCACACCATGTGTAAGCTGTACTCCCCAGAGAAGAAAGTCTGCATGCTGCTAAGAGTCTGCAAGCTAATTTACACCATCATGGAAGACAACTCAG GTCGTTTGTATGGAGCCGATGACTTCCTCCCCATGCTGACCTACGTGCTGGCCCAGTGTGACATGCCTGAGCTGGACAATGAGATCCTGTACATGATGGAGCTGCTGGACCCTTCGCTGCTGCATGGGGAAG GTGGTTACTATCTGACCAGCGCCTACGGAGCCATGTCCCTGGTTAAGAACTTCCAGGAGGATCAGGCTGCCAGGGTGCTGAGCTCCGAAACCAGAGACACGCTACACCAGTGGCACCGGCGGCGCACCACCCAGCGTTCTGCGCCTTCTGTCGACGACTTCCAG AACTACTTGCGTGTGGCACTGCAGGAGGTGGACAGTGGATGCACGGCTAAGACTCTGCCAGTGCGACCGTACACCACGGTGGAGGAATTGTGCCAGCTGTGCGCCCTGAAGTTTAAGGTGTCGGACCCCAAGAACTACGGCCTGTTCCTGCAGATGGAGGGCAGCAGCCAGCAGCTGGCAGCAGACACCCACCCTCAGAAGATCAAAGCTGAGCTTCACAGCCGTCCACAGCCGGTTCCCTTCCACTTTGTCTACCGCCGCTTGGCCAAAAACGGCACGTTGTCAGCATCTCTCTCCAGCACCCCTGCCGCGACCCCTGATCCCCAGGCCAACCTAAACCACCAGAGCACGGACCCTCAGGCCCTCAGCGGCGGCTCCATCTCTGTATGA
- the LOC116713138 gene encoding ras and Rab interactor 2-like isoform X1 — MSISPSCEQETKGSFFKLIDSIVWEIGTLKKEMGRKTETAEDNRETDSHVGLSEEVGRLFLQASPCPGMGAGPTKARDSGYDSLHRRLSVLERLMHTHAVWLHLGLSHQDAAGILQSQPAGSFLVRRSTSLQRKVISLRMDKDSAEPIKDFAVKESLYTFSLEGSELSFADLFRLLAFCCISRDVLPFTLKLPEAISSARSFADLEEAAKLGAGFWDSKLCRRAVSVSLPKTAGPDRPPPPALRPLSCPTTPACPKLRIRSPTQLDCCLPNGALCFINPLFIKIYQPDGGNQVSSARTVNQLLRDESNNNISPTNRRERSSCLERPQTYSSDLGDESQRPQENSGSITTSPCSKGQTGSSQALGVSPSPPPRPPPPRLPKHLPAPPIQQQSMPEKVAWINIPKEEEKEKSSNLFSRLGSSLSISPSSSPPKRLSISSPISIPRRTLPLPLTAFSSSPRRSKASPSSSHEDAQCHLALEEQTIEKAILRTKLSKQKSVHSTGQGACSASEPSVMTGSKFSEVTPGEASQEDCTNGGQRLSDMSLSTDSSDSLDYSQSSTFFIPPLHDPSPPTIADFNTHLPLSIPPSHLRYSSINIDDEVDDDDYEEEEPDYGVSLESEQDQELTMLPPGVHTKRRPSASALVLQKALQGKFRKMSGVFNSLLTPEKRAIRKVLEMSKDKNSYFGSLVQDYLSYMGEGAGAQAWQGYTSGLELLQTIRQFITQMKSYLRQTSEMEPPIESLIPEDQIDRVLEKAMLKCVLKPLKLPISAALKEFQVRSGSWQELKENLSLAKARRPQEMGVADALPPDHVAIEKIRQKFHTMCKLYSPEKKVCMLLRVCKLIYTIMEDNSGRLYGADDFLPMLTYVLAQCDMPELDNEILYMMELLDPSLLHGEGGYYLTSAYGAMSLVKNFQEDQAARVLSSETRDTLHQWHRRRTTQRSAPSVDDFQNYLRVALQEVDSGCTAKTLPVRPYTTVEELCQLCALKFKVSDPKNYGLFLQMEGSSQQLAADTHPQKIKAELHSRPQPVPFHFVYRRLAKNGTLSASLSSTPAATPDPQANLNHQSTDPQALSGGSISV, encoded by the exons TTGATTGACTCGATCGTCTGGGAGATCGGCACACTGAAGAAGGAGATGGGGAGAAAGACAGAGACTGCGGAAGACAACCGGGAAACTGATTCACATGTGGG GCTGAGCGAAGAAGTGGGACGTCTATTTCTTCAAGCCTCGCCTTGTCCTGGGATGGGAGCCGGACCGACCAAGGCAAGAGATTCAGGCTATGACTCTCTCCACCGTCGGCTCAGTGTTCTGGAGAGACTGATGCACACGCATGCCGTGTGGCTGCACCTGGGCCTCAGCCACCAGGATGCAGCTGGAATACTGCAGAGCCAGCCCGCTGGG tcaTTCCTGGTGAGAAGGTCCACCAGCCTGCAGAGGAAAGTTATTTCTCTACGCATGGACAAGGACTCTGCAGAACCCATCAAAGACTTTGCAGTCAAAGAGAGTCTGTACA CATTCTCTCTGGAGGGATCAGAGCTGAGCTTTGCAGACCTTTTTCGCCTCTTGGCTTTCTGCTGCATCAGCAG GGATGTGCTGCCCTTCACGCTGAAGCTTCCAGAGGCCATCTCTTCTGCCAGAAGTTTCGCAGATCTTGAGGAGGCTGCCAAACTCGGAGCAg GCTTCTGGGACAGTAAGTTGTGCAGGAGAGCAGTATCCGTATCTCTGCCAAAGACGGCAGGTCCTGATAGACCACCTCCACCTGCTCTGAGACCGCTCTCCTGTCCAACTACCCCTGCATGTCCCAAGCTTCGAATTCGCAGCCCCACTCAGCTGGACTGTTGCCTGCCTAACGGCGCACTGTGCTTCATCAACCCCCTTTTTATAAAGATTTATCAGCCAGATGGTGGCAACCAGGTCAGCTCTGCCAGAACTGTAAACCAGTTACTTAGAGATGAGTCCAACAACAATATAAGTCCCACCAATAGGAGAGAGAGAAGCTCGTGTTTGGAACGACCGCAGACGTACAGCTCAGACCTCGGTGACGAGAGCCAGCGACCTCAAGAGAACTCAGGGAGTATAACCACAAGTCCATGCAGTAAAGGACAAACTGGTAGCAGCCAGGCGTTGGGTGTCTCTCCATCCCCTCCTCCTCGACCGCCACCCCCCCGTCTTCCCAAACACCTGCCTGCTCCTCCCATCCAACAGCAAAGCATGCCCGAAAAAGTCGCCTGGATTAACATTCcgaaggaggaagagaaggagaagaGCAGCAACCTCTTTTCACGCCTCGGCTCCTCGTTGAGCATCAGTCCATCATCCTCGCCTCCAAAGAGACTTAGCATCAGCTCCCCAATATCCATTCCCCGGCGAACCCTGCCCCTCCCTCTGACggctttctcctcctctccacGTCGATCCAAAGCATCTCCTTCATCCAGTCATGAGGATGCTCAGTGCCATCTGGCGCTGGAGGAACAGACGATTGAGAAGGCCATCCTAAGGACCAAACTGTCAAAGCAAAAGTCGGTTCATTCTACAGGCCAGGGCGCCTGCAGTGCTTCAGAGCCTTCGGTGATGACAGGAAGCAAGTTTTCAGAAGTCACACCTGGAGAAGCATCTCAGGAGGACTGTACCAATGGAGGCCAACGACTGAGTGACATGAGCCTCTCCACAGATTCCTCGGATTCCCTAGATTACTCCCAGTCCTCTACCTTCTTCATTCCTCCACTGCATGACCCCAGCCCCCCCACTATCGCTGACTTCAACACCCATCTCCCCCTCTCCATCCCACCATCCCACTTACGTTACAGCAGCATAAATATAGACGACGAAGTTGATGACGACGACtatgaagaagaagaacctGACTACGGCGTTAGCCTCGAGAGTGAGCAAGACCAAGAACTTACTATGCTCCCACCCGGGGTCCACACAAAGCGGCGCCCCAGTGCCAGCGCCCTGGTCCTGCAGAAAGCCCTGCAGGGAAAATTTCGGAAAATGAGCGGCGTTTTCAACTCGCTGCTGACGCCAGAGAAGAGGGCGATCCGCAAAGTCCTGGAGATGTCCAAGGATAAGAACTCATACTTTGGCTCCCTGGTGCAGGACTATCTGAGCTACATGGGGGAGGGTGCTGGCGCCCAGGCCTGGCAGGGCTACACCTCAGGACTCGAGCTGCTTCAGACCATCCGCCAGTTTATCACTCAGATGAAGAGCTACCTGCGACAAACCTCCGAGATGGAGCCACCGATTGAGAGCCTCATTCCTGAAGATCAGATTG ACAGAGTCCTGGAGAAGGCCATGCTGAAGTGCGTTCTGAAGCCGCTGAAGCTGCCCATCAGCGCAGCGCTAAAGGAGTTCCAGGTGCGCAGCGGCAGCTGGCAGGAGCTGAAAGAGAACCTGTCATTGGCCAAGGCCCGGCGACCTCAGGAGATGGGCGTGGCCGACGCTCTGCCTCCCGACCACGTGGCCATAGAAAAGATTAGGCAGAAGTTCCACACCATGTGTAAGCTGTACTCCCCAGAGAAGAAAGTCTGCATGCTGCTAAGAGTCTGCAAGCTAATTTACACCATCATGGAAGACAACTCAG GTCGTTTGTATGGAGCCGATGACTTCCTCCCCATGCTGACCTACGTGCTGGCCCAGTGTGACATGCCTGAGCTGGACAATGAGATCCTGTACATGATGGAGCTGCTGGACCCTTCGCTGCTGCATGGGGAAG GTGGTTACTATCTGACCAGCGCCTACGGAGCCATGTCCCTGGTTAAGAACTTCCAGGAGGATCAGGCTGCCAGGGTGCTGAGCTCCGAAACCAGAGACACGCTACACCAGTGGCACCGGCGGCGCACCACCCAGCGTTCTGCGCCTTCTGTCGACGACTTCCAG AACTACTTGCGTGTGGCACTGCAGGAGGTGGACAGTGGATGCACGGCTAAGACTCTGCCAGTGCGACCGTACACCACGGTGGAGGAATTGTGCCAGCTGTGCGCCCTGAAGTTTAAGGTGTCGGACCCCAAGAACTACGGCCTGTTCCTGCAGATGGAGGGCAGCAGCCAGCAGCTGGCAGCAGACACCCACCCTCAGAAGATCAAAGCTGAGCTTCACAGCCGTCCACAGCCGGTTCCCTTCCACTTTGTCTACCGCCGCTTGGCCAAAAACGGCACGTTGTCAGCATCTCTCTCCAGCACCCCTGCCGCGACCCCTGATCCCCAGGCCAACCTAAACCACCAGAGCACGGACCCTCAGGCCCTCAGCGGCGGCTCCATCTCTGTATGA